ATGGCCAATGGCAAAAGCCAACACTTGCATTTTTTGCAGACACAAGGTATAAACAAATTGACCCTGCATTTTCCCCTGATGGGAAAAATATTTTGTTTAATTCTTTAACATTAATTGAAAATAATTTTGACATTTACATCACAAGTAAAAAATCAAATGAATGGACAACACCTGAAAAACTTTCAGATTCTATAAATACCGCTTCAAGTGACTTCTATGCGACAATCTCGAAAGACAAACATATCTATTTTACAAGACGTACAACAAGCAATGATATATATGTGAGCTATTTCGTTGATAATCAATACCAAAAAGCTGTATTGCTTGACAAATCCATCAATACAGAAGGAAATGAGTCTAATCCGTATATCTCAAAAAATGAGGACTTTATTATATTCTTTACTGACTATAAAAGTGGATTTGGAGAAACCGACTTATACATAAGTTTTAAGAAGAGAAATAAATGGAGTACCCCTATTAACTTAGGCAACGAAATAAATAGTAAAATTGGCGAGTTTTGTCCAAGCATTGATTTAAAAAAGAAACTATTTATTTTTTCAAGAACTGAAGTTGTGAATGGCAAACGAGTTGATAATGTTTATAGTTATCCATTAAAAAAATTGAACATTAGAAAACTGAAAAAGCTTGCTAAATGGAGCGAATAAAGGCATCAGTCACTTACAAAGGTTTCGTGGTGACCGAACGCCAAGCTTTCTTTCGATCCCGATAGTAATCGAAATCGAGAGAAAGCTTCGGTAGCAGTGAGTGCTCACCAAACCTTTTTCTATTATTATGGAGTTATCGTAGAATAGATGTCTCTTTTTTGAGCCTGATCGCTTGGTCGGGATTTTTTGTGGTGTTTTGGTGTCCTTTTTGATACTTTTCCTTCATCCCGGCCCCCAAAAGCCCTTACCCATCCCTTAGCCTACAAAATGGAGAGTTAAGTTTTGGCAAATGTCCAAATACTCCGAAGACGGCCACGGCCATCGAAACTCGTAATAATCACCCAATTGCCTACTTTGTAACAACCTCACTTTCTAAGCAGTGTTTTTGGTTCAACATAAGTCTGGTGAAAGCAAGACAAAAGTCCTTTATTGAACTTTTGAAAAAGAAAAGGGGCTTTTTTAAGTATTTGGACTTTAGTACTCATAATACCTTAGTTTTTGATACAGCAAGCCCATTAAATCTCCATTCCATGCGAATCATGCAACAAACCTGTATGAATCATGTACTATAGAAATCGGTCCGACTTTGAGCATTGCCCAAACTTCCTGCTTACTCAGTACCACCGGCAGTTTGTTGGCCTATTGGGCGGCAGGCAAATGAAGATAACAGTAAGGCAACCTTCGGTTTTTAACAGAAAGCGAAGACCATAGACAGTATGTTTGAAATAGGTTTGGAGGGGGTATGCTCCGCTGTTGAAGCATGTAAAAAAGGTACTCACGGTGCACCGCTGCGATGTCCCTGTTCGCGATTGAGTTCGGTGGAAATTTTGCCATAATGCAGTACGACGGCCGCAACGTGCATGGAATAATTTTTGAAAATGCTCGGGCTGCTGCCAAGTATCGAAATACTACGCTCAAAACGGCGGATTAATTCCTGAAAGCCTGGCACTTGATTGATAAGCGTATTTTCCCTCAGCTCATCAGCATTCTTTTTTTGTCATGCTAAGTTTTGAGTTTAAATTGGCCTTAAAAATGACCCTTTTGAGACAATATAGCTACCGAAGGTTTTGTTCAACAGCCGTTTGGCGTAAGTGGCGGTTCAGTACTTCACAGGCAGTTTTGTTGTTGTCTTTGCATCAACATTTATGGTAAAAATCGCCACATTAGACAATACCCAAACCGTTGGAAAGAAATCGAATAAAAAAAGACAAAGGTTTACAATGCAAAAATCTAAATGATTTTCAGGACATTGAGGCAATAGATTTATAAAAAATCCTAAACTTCAAATTTGTGTCCAAGTACCTTGCATACACTCCAATTGCATTTCAAAAAGTACTGTTTTAAATGGCTTTGTTGCATAGTTATGTTGGCAACCGTTTGACTGTCTTAGGCATACCCAATCTGGTGAATCGGTTTAAGCAAGTGGCTTTGATTTGGGCTTCGGTCTGTTGATTAGTTACCAATCGAGCCGACAACCGTTCACCGAAAATCATCTTCCAACGAAACATAGCCGTCTCGGCTTTGCTCCGGCGATGGTAGCCAATTTGCTGTTTCCATGCTGCTATACCCACCAAACGAATCTGACGAACGGCCTCATTACGAGGGTGTATTAAATCATTTCCGTTTTCACTGGTCCAGATGACTGCGTTGGATCGGGGCGGTATCACAGGCTGAATCCAGTGCTTTTCTAACTCGTCAAAAACTTTGACTTGGTCATAAGCTCCATCTGCCCTTAGTTTAGCGATAGGCCATTCAATATCAGCCAGTAAGGGCTTAATCATCTCAGCATCACTGATGGAATGAGTTGTCAACTCAACAGCGTGGATGGTATTAGTAGCTTCATCGGCTACTAAATGCAGTTTACGCCAGGTACGCCGTTGATCAGCTCCATGCTTGCGTACCTTCCACTCACCCTCGCCATAGACTTTTAATCCCGTACTATCCACTACCAGATGAATCGGTTTGACTTGGTTATCAGTAGGTTTTTGAGGGGTATGGAAGGCCTGTAGGTGAGCCTGTCGCCTACAAAGCTGACTGTAGCTGGGTACTTGAATGTCAATCTTCATAATCGCTAATAAACTCTGAATCAACCCTTGTGTTTGTCGAAAGGCCAGCCGGAAGGCCGCTTTAAGAGCCAAGGCTGCTTGGATACATTGATCTGAATAGCGCAATAGCCCGCCGCGAGTACGAGGTCCTTGATAGTACCATTGAGTCAACGTCTTTTCATTCAGCCAAAGGGTGACAAAGCCTCTGTTAATCAATGCCTTATTATATTCAGGCCAGTTGGTTAACCGGTATTTTTCTTTGGGGATTGGTGGATTTCTTTGTGCCTTGGGCGGTAAATTTTCGGCTTGGGTAAAAAAGTGTATTTTTGGCATAGCACCGGATTAGCCCTGACAGTCCGGTCAGGTGGCAATTTTGTTGGTTTGGCAATCACAAAGTTCGCCATTCCGGTGCTTTTTCATACTAATGATTTATCTTTCAGCATCTATGCAACAAAGCCGTTTTAAATTATTGTGTCAATAGGTCGGGGATTCGGTTTTCGAGTCATTTAGAAAGGTATCCTTGCAAAGAAAAGTAACTGCCGCGGGCGTGAGCTTTATCTCCTGCGGGCTGAAATGCAGAAGTGAAACTTTGTACATTGAATGAACTTTAGCAATAAATTAAAGCTTTGTTATCAGGAGACCATCCATACGCAAACCTCCAAACCGTGAAAGTCAATGGTATGATTGACTTTCACTCTATTTAACGGGATACCCTAAAACCGATAAACAACTTTCCGGTAAAACTTCAAAATAAATTTAATACAAACATGGCATCAGGTTTTTTTGCAATTTTAGACGATATAGCTGCATTAATGGATGACGTTGCAATTAACGCCAAGCTGGCTACAAAAAAAACAGCCGGAATACTTGGGGATGATTTGGCCGTTAATGCTGAAAAATCAACAGGCTTTGTATCATCCAGAGAAATTCCCGTTTTGTGGGCTATTACAAAGGGGTCATTCATTAATAAGTTAATTATCGTACCAATAACTCTATTGCTGAATATATTTTTACCGACTGCCATAACCGCACTACTCATCCTGGGAGGCTTTTATCTCGCTTTTGAAGGTGTAGAAAAAATTGCAGAATACTTCTTTCATAAAAAACAACCTGCACAGCAGGAAGCAGCGGGAGCCGTCAATCAAGATACGGTATTGGAAAAAACAAAAATAAAATCAGCCGTAACTACCGATTTTATACTCTCGGTTGAAATAGTAATCATTGCATTAAGTACGGTCTTAAACAAAAGCTTGAGTGTACAGATTTTAACCGTATCACTTGTTTCAATAATAGCTACTGTAGGTGTTTACGGCATAGTGGCGCTGGTTGTTCGTATGGATGACTTTGGTTTTAAGCTGATTGAAAAATCTGAAAGAAAAGGCATATTAAACACACTCGGACAGGCCTTAGTAAATGCCTTACCCATTATTATCAAGGTATTTGCAGTGGTTGGAACCATAGCATTATTACTTGTATCGGGCGGCATTTTTGCGCACAACATTGAATATTTACACCATATTTTACCCGGGTGGCCAACGATTGTAAAAGAATTTACGCTCGGTGTACTGGGCGGAGCATGTGCGTTGGTTTTCATAACACTTATCAAAAAAACCCTTTCACAATTTAAAAAATAGCACTTCGTAAGAATACCTTATCAGTATAAAAAAACGGCTTTGTTGGATGGCTCCGATGCTTTTTTATGAGCAATACGGTAATGGAAAGAAGCCATGCAGCAAAGCCATAGTCAGTTAATGATTCAGGAAATTATGCTCCCGGGCAAAAAGCCCTCCTAACACACTCGTACTTTGTAATCCCTATCCCCAACATAAACCCCCAAAATGTTTGCATCAGTGGCAAACAAACCGAAACAGGCTGCTTTACCATGGAAGAAAAAACGTTAATCAAAAACATTGCTGTTGTAAACGAAGGACAAGTAATTGTTAGCGACATATTCATTGATAATGGTATCATTCAAAAAATCGGAGATATCCAACCTGAGCATTACGCAAGAGTGATTGACGGTACCGGTAAGTATCTATTCCCCGGGATTATTGACGGACAGGTTCATTTTCGCGAACCGGGACTTACGCATAAGGGCGACCTCTATACAGAAAGTAAAGCAGCCGTTGCAGGGGGGGTCACCTCCTTTATTGATATGCCAAATACATTTCCAAATGTATTAACTATTGATATCTTAGCGGAAAAGTATCAATTAGCTTCCCAAAAATCTTTAGCAAATTTCGGTTTTTTCTTAGGCGTAAACGGAGACAACCTTGATGAGGTAATCAACCTCGAC
Above is a window of Runella slithyformis DSM 19594 DNA encoding:
- a CDS encoding DUF808 domain-containing protein; the protein is MASGFFAILDDIAALMDDVAINAKLATKKTAGILGDDLAVNAEKSTGFVSSREIPVLWAITKGSFINKLIIVPITLLLNIFLPTAITALLILGGFYLAFEGVEKIAEYFFHKKQPAQQEAAGAVNQDTVLEKTKIKSAVTTDFILSVEIVIIALSTVLNKSLSVQILTVSLVSIIATVGVYGIVALVVRMDDFGFKLIEKSERKGILNTLGQALVNALPIIIKVFAVVGTIALLLVSGGIFAHNIEYLHHILPGWPTIVKEFTLGVLGGACALVFITLIKKTLSQFKK
- a CDS encoding TolB family protein, producing the protein MTRHFCIFLFVVISNIAFGQVKLFEPQLIPKNQSFGLTVSPNGKELLFVKSFGGRDTLQIFYSKKVNGQWQKPTLAFFADTRYKQIDPAFSPDGKNILFNSLTLIENNFDIYITSKKSNEWTTPEKLSDSINTASSDFYATISKDKHIYFTRRTTSNDIYVSYFVDNQYQKAVLLDKSINTEGNESNPYISKNEDFIIFFTDYKSGFGETDLYISFKKRNKWSTPINLGNEINSKIGEFCPSIDLKKKLFIFSRTEVVNGKRVDNVYSYPLKKLNIRKLKKLAKWSE
- a CDS encoding IS5 family transposase; this translates as MPKIHFFTQAENLPPKAQRNPPIPKEKYRLTNWPEYNKALINRGFVTLWLNEKTLTQWYYQGPRTRGGLLRYSDQCIQAALALKAAFRLAFRQTQGLIQSLLAIMKIDIQVPSYSQLCRRQAHLQAFHTPQKPTDNQVKPIHLVVDSTGLKVYGEGEWKVRKHGADQRRTWRKLHLVADEATNTIHAVELTTHSISDAEMIKPLLADIEWPIAKLRADGAYDQVKVFDELEKHWIQPVIPPRSNAVIWTSENGNDLIHPRNEAVRQIRLVGIAAWKQQIGYHRRSKAETAMFRWKMIFGERLSARLVTNQQTEAQIKATCLNRFTRLGMPKTVKRLPT